One segment of Theobroma cacao cultivar B97-61/B2 chromosome 9, Criollo_cocoa_genome_V2, whole genome shotgun sequence DNA contains the following:
- the LOC18588962 gene encoding pleiotropic drug resistance protein 1, whose translation MESGTDAFRVSSARIGSSSIWRTNTMEAFSKSSREEDDEEALKWAAIEKLPTYLRVRRGILTEEEGQSREVDIKDLGFVERRNLLERLVKIAEEDNEKFLLKLKERIERVGLDMPTIEVRFEHLNVEAEAYVGSRALPTMFNFSANILEGLLSYLRILPSRKKPLPILNDVSGIIKPRRMALLLGPPSSGKTTLLLALAGKLGKDLKFSGRVTYNGHGMEEFVPQRTSAYISQYDLHIGEMTVRETLAFSARCQGVGPRYEMLAELSRREKEANIKPDPDIDIYMKAAALEGQEASVVTDYILKILGLEVCADTMVGNEMIRGISGGQKKRVTTGEMLVGPSRALFMDEISTGLDSSTTYQIVNSLRQSIHILNGTALISLLQPAPETYDLFDDIILLSDGQIVYQGPRENVLEFFECMGFKCPERKGVADFLQEVTSRKDQEQYWARKDEPYSFVSVKEFAEAFQSFHIGQKLGDDLAIPFDKSKSHPAALTKEKYGVSKKELIKACVSREYLLMKRNLFVYVFKMIQLIIMGFITMTLFLRTEMHRDTMTDGVVFMGALFFILIMIMFNGFAELAMTIMKLPIFYKQRDLLFYPSWAYSLPAWILKIPISVLEVTIWVFMTYYVIGFDPDAGRFFKHYLILLCLSQMASGLFRLMGGLGRNIIVANTCGSFALLAVLVMGGFILTRDDVKKWWIWGYWISPLMYGQNAIAVNEFLGKSWRQIPPNSKEPLGVSILKSRGIFPEAHWYWIGVGALIGYCFLFNFLFTLTLKYLDPFGKPQAIISKETLAEKIASKTGENAELSLRGKGSSERGIESRRSASSRSLSAKVGSINEATQNRKRGMVLPFEPLSMSFDEIKYAVDMPQEMKAQGVSEDRLELLKGVSGAFRPGVLTALMGISGAGKTTLMDVLAGRKTGGYVEGTIKISGYPKKQETFARISGYCEQTDIHSPHVTVYESLLFSAWLRLPPEVDSETRMMFIEEVMELVELTSLREALVGLPGVNGLSTEQRKRLTIAVELVANPSIIFMDEPTSGLDARAAAIVMRTVRNTVDTGRTVVCTIHQPSIDIFDAFDELLLLKRGGEEIYVGPLGRHSCHLIKYFEEITGIPRIKDGYNPATWMLEVTSAAQEETLGVNLTNIYKNSELYRRNKALVKELSSPAPGSKDLYFLTRYSQSLITQCMACLWKQYWSYWRNPPYTAVRFLFTTVIALLFGTIFWDLGSKRTRQQDVLNAMGSMYAAVLFIGFQNSASVQPVVAVERTVFYRERAAGMYSALPYAFGQVVVELPYVLVQTVIYGVIVYAMIGFDWTAAKFFWYLFFMYFTFLYFTFYGMMTVAVTPNHNIAAIVSSAFLALWNLFSGFVIPRTRIPVWWRWYYWVCPISWTLYGLIGSQYGDIKDRFDSGETVEHFVRNYFGFRDEFVGVVAVVTVGICVLFGFIFAFSIKAFNFQKR comes from the exons ATGGAGAGCGGTACTGATGCATTTAGAGTCAGCAGTGCACGTATCGGAAGCTCTAGCATTTGGAGGACCAACACCATGGAAGCTTTCTCCAAGTCTTCTCgtgaagaagatgatgaagaagCCTTGAAATGGGCCGCTATTGAGAAACTGCCAACGTATTTGCGTGTAAGGAGAGGAATACTCACTGAAGAAGAAGGCCAATCGAGGGAGGTTGATATAAAGGATCTTGGGTTCGTAGAGAGAAGGAATCTGCTGGAAAGGCTAGTGAAAATTGCAGAAGAAGACAATGAGAAGTTCTTGTTGAAGCTTAAGGAACGCATTGAGCG AGTTGGACTTGATATGCCAACAATTGAAGTCCGGTTTGAGCATTTAAATGTTGAAGCAGAAGCTTATGTGGGAAGTAGAGCATTACCTACCATGTTCAACTTCTCCGCAAATATACTAGAG GGATTGTTGAGTTACCTGCGTATTCTTCCTAGTAGAAAGAAACCATTACCAATCCTCAATGATGTCAGTGGAATTATTAAACCTCGAAG AATGGCATTGCTTTTAGGGCCCCCAAGCTCAGGCAAGACCACATTACTATTGGCTTTGGCTGGAAAGCTCGGAAAAGATTTGAAA TTTTCAGGCAGAGTAACTTACAATGGACATGGGATGGAAGAATTCGTGCCACAGAGAACATCAGCTTATATAAGCCAATATGACCTTCACATAGGAGAAATGACAGTTAGAGAAACATTGGCCTTTTCAGCAAGATGTCAAGGGGTTGGGCCTCGTTATG AGATGTTGGCAGAATTGTCTCGTAGAGAGAAGGAAGCAAATATCAAGCCTGATCCTGATATTGATATCTATATGAAG GCCGCAGCACTAGAGGGACAAGAGGCCAGTGTAGTTACAGATTATATTCTCAAG ATATTGGGACTTGAAGTTTGTGCAGATACCATGGTGGGAAATGAAATGATACGAGGTATCTCTGGTGGACAAAAAAAGCGAGTCACTACAG GGGAGATGCTGGTTGGACCATCAAGGGCACTCTTCATGGATGAGATATCTACTGGTTTGGACAGTTCAACAACATATCAAATAGTGAATTCATTGAGACAGTCCATCCATATCCTCAATGGAACAGCTCTTATCTCTCTCCTCCAGCCAGCCCCGGAGACATATGACCTATTTGATGATATAATTCTTCTTTCTGATGGCCAGATTGTGTATCAAGGTCCTCGGGAGAATGTGCTTGAGTTCTTCGAATGCATGGGTTTCAAGTGTCCAGAAAGAAAAGGAGTTGCCGACTTTTTACAAGAA GTGACATCAAGGAAAGATCAGGAGCAGTATTGGGCTCGTAAAGATGAGCCTTACAGTTTTGTCTCTGTCAAGGAATTCGCTGAAGCATTTCAGTCTTTCCATATTGGTCAAAAGCTAGGGGATGATCTTGCTATTCCGTTTGACAAGTCCAAAAGCCACCCGGCTGCTCTAACAAAAGAGAAGTATGGTGTTTCCAAGAAAGAACTGATAAAAGCTTGTGTATCCAGGGAATATCTTCTAATGAAGAGGAACTTATTCGTCTACGTTTTCAAAATGATTCAA CTCATTATCATGGGGTTCATAACAATGACATTATTTCTAAGGACAGAGATGCACCGAGACACGATGACAGATGGTGTTGTTTTCATGGGAGCTCTATTCTTCATTCTCATCATGATAATGTTCAATGGATTCGCGGAGCTTGCGATGACCATCATGAAGCTTCCTATCTTCTACAAGCAAAGGGACCTTCTCTTCTATCCTTCATGGGCATATTCTCTACCCGCATGGATTCTTAAGATCCCAATCAGCGTCTTAGAAGTTACCATCTGGGTTTTCATGACTTATTATGTCATTGGCTTTGACCCAGATGCTGGGAG GTTTTTCAAGCATTACTTAATACTCCTATGTCTCAGCCAGATGGCATCAGGACTATTCCGATTAATGGGAGGATTAGGACGAAATATAATTGTTGCAAATACATGTGGTTCATTTGCTTTACTTGCAGTTCTTGTTATGGGAGGATTCAtcttaacccgag ATGATGTCAAGAAATGGTGGATATGGGGTTACTGGATCTCACCATTGATGTATGGACAGAATGCCATTGCTGTGAACGAATTTCTAGGGAAGAGTTGGAGACAG ATTCCTCCAAACTCTAAGGAGCCATTAGGAGTCTCGATCTTAAAGTCTCGTGGAATTTTCCCTGAAGCACATTGGTACTGGATTGGAGTGGGCGCTTTGATTGGATACTGTTTCCTGTTCAATTTCCTTTTCACATTGACTCTAAAGTATCTTGACC CATTTGGGAAGCCTCAAGCAATAATATCTAAAGAAACCCTAGCTGAGAAAATTGCTAGCAAGACTGGAGAAAATGCTGAGCTATCATTAAGAGGAAAAGGTTCTTCTG AGAGAGGGATCGAAAGCCGAAGAAGTGCATCATCGAGGTCGCTGTCTGCAAAAGTTGGGAGCATCAATGAAGCTACTCAGAACAGGAAGAGGGGCATGGTTCTTCCTTTTGAACCCCTGTCTATGAGCTTTGATGAAATCAAATATGCTGTAGATATGCCACAG GAAATGAAAGCTCAAGGTGTTTCTGAGGATCGATTGGAACTTTTGAAGGGAGTGAGTGGTGCTTTCAGGCCTGGAGTCCTGACAGCTCTGATGGGGATAAGTGGTGCTGGCAAGACCACTCTGATGGATGTGTTGGCTGGAAGGAAAACTGGTGGTTATGTTGAGGgaacaatcaaaatttcagGGTATCCAAAGAAGCAGGAAACATTTGCTCGCATATCTGGGTACTGTGAGCAAACGGACATCCATTCCCCCCATGTTACAGTCTATGAGTCCTTGCTTTTCTCTGCATGGCTTAGACTACCCCCAGAGGTTGATTCTGAGACCAGGATG ATGTTCATTGAGGAAGTCATGGAGCTTGTGGAGCTAACCTCACTAAGGGAAGCACTTGTAGGATTGCCTGGGGTGAATGGTCTTTCAACTGAGCAACGCAAGAGGCTAACAATTGCAGTTGAACTTGTTGCCAACCCATCCATAATATTCATGGATGAGCCTACCTCTGGGCTTGATGCCAGGGCTGCAGCTATAGTAATGAGAACAGTGAGGAACACTGTGGATACAGGACGAACTGTGGTGTGTACCATCCACCAACCAAGCATTGATATATTTGATGCTTTTGATGAG CTACTTTTGTTGAAAAGAGGAGGTGAAGAAATATATGTGGGGCCATTGGGCCGCCATTCTTGCCATCTGATAAAGTATTTTGAG GAAATAACTGGAATCCCAAGGATAAAGGATGGCTACAATCCAGCAACTTGGATGTTGGAGGTTACTTCAGCAGCACAAGAAGAAACCCTTGGTGTCAACTTGACCAACATATACAAAAACTCGGAACTATACAG GAGAAACAAGGCGTTGGTCAAGGAACTTAGCAGTCCTGCTCCTGGTTCCAAGGATTTGTACTTCCTGACTAGATATTCACAATCTTTGATCACTCAATGTATGGCTTGCCTATGGAAGCAGTACTGGTCATACTGGCGAAACCCACCATACACAGCAGTGAGATTTTTATTCACTACTGTTATTGCTCTATTGTTTGGGACGATATTCTGGGATCTAGGTTCCAAAag AACAAGGCAACAGGATGTTCTCAATGCAATGGGTTCTATGTATGCTGCTGTTCTCTTTATAGGATTTCAAAATTCAGCATCAGTTCAACCAGTTGTGGCAGTTGAAAGAACAGTCTTTTATCGAGAAAGAGCAGCTGGGATGTATTCGGCGCTACCATATGCATTCGGACAG gttgtggttgagctaCCATACGTTCTGGTTCAAACTGTCATATATGGAGTTATAGTGTATGCCATGATTGGATTCGATTGGACAGCTGCCAAGTTCTTTTGGTATCTCTTCTTCATGTATTTCACCTTCCTATACTTCACCTTCTACGGGATGATGACCGTGGCTGTTACTCCAAACCACAATATTGCTGCCATAGTTTCATCTGCCTTCTTGGCACTATGGAATCTTTTCTCAGGATTCGTCATTCCCCGAACG AGGATTCCTGTGTGGTGGAGATGGTACTACTGGGTTTGCCCCATTTCTTGGACATTGTATGGACTAATTGGTTCACAATATGGAGACATAAAGGATAGATTTGACTCTGGTGAAACAGTTGAACATTTTGTTAGAAACTATTTCGGTTTCAGAGATGAATTTGTGGGAGTGGTTGCAGTCGTCACAGTTGGAATATGCGTGCTCTTCGGATTCATCTTTGCATTCTCAATCAAGGCATTTAACTTCCAGAAGAGATGA
- the LOC108663221 gene encoding uncharacterized protein LOC108663221, which produces MSRPSFDEFVRENWNFEDGNLTLTLKKLADALEIWKYKFFGDLVKKKRRLLARLQRVQRYLDKGPNGYLQNLEVALVEEYNLVLSQKEVMSQQRAKIDLLKYSDTNSKFYHAIIKGKSSRTSFARVGNISDAG; this is translated from the coding sequence ATGTCTCGTCCAAGCTTTGATGAATTTGTGAgagaaaattggaattttgaaGATGGCAATCTTACTTTGACATTAAAGAAATTAGCGGATGCTTTAGAAATATGGAAATATAAGTTCTTTGGTGATTTAGTGAAAAAGAAGCGAAGATTACTGGCAAGACTTCAAAGAGTCCAACGGTACCTTGATAAAGGACCGAATGGCTATCTTCAAAATCTGGAGGTTGCTTTAGTTGAAGAGTACAATTTAGTTCTTTCTCAAAAGGAGGTTATGTCGCAGCAAAGGGCTAAGATTGACTTGTTGAAGTATAGTGATACTAATTCTAAATTCTATCATGCGATAATTAAAGGGAAATCATCTAGGACATCATTTGCAAGAGTGGGCAACATTAGTGATGCAGGTTAG